DNA from Amorphoplanes friuliensis DSM 7358:
TGGACCTGGACGGGGCCCTGGATCGCGGTCTGGTCAGGAAGCTCCAGGACCTCGAGCCGGGGTTTGTTGTCCACGTAGGACCCGGAGATCAGCGCCGCGAGGTTGTCGCGGTTGTTCGGTGTCACCGCCGAGGTCAGCTGGAACCGCGTGTCGTCCTGGCCCGGCAGCTTCACGTTCAGGTAGAACGGCGGCTGCTTGACCCCGCTGTCGGGGTCGTCGGGGACGTTCGGCACCTGCCAGAAGTCCTGGCCGCTGAAGTACTCGTTGGCCGCGGTGACGTGGAAGCGGGCCAGCAGGTTGCGCTGGACCTTGAACATGTCGGCCGGGTAGCGGAAGTGCGCTGCCAGCGCCGCCGGCGTCTGCGCCTTGGGCGTGATCAGCTTGCCGCCGAACGCCTGGTTCCAGGCCTTGAGGACCGGATCCTGGTCGTCGAACTCGTACAGGGTGACCGTGCCGTCGTACGCGTCGACGGTCGCCTTCACCGAGTTGCGCATGTAGTTGATGTTGTCCCGGGCGAGTGCGACCGTGCCCCGGTTGGTGAGCTCGTCGGTCGTCTCTTCCTGCAGGTTGATCCGCTGCGCGTACGGGTACGTCGCCGCGGTCGTGTAGCCGTCGAGGATCCACTTGATCCGCCCGTCGACGACGGCCGGGTACGGGTCGCCGTCGATGGTGAGGAACGGCGCGACCTTCTCCACGCGGGAGCGGGGGTCACGCACGTACATCAGGCGGGAGTCGTTGTTGACCGCGTCGGAGAGCAGGAAGTTGCTCTCGGTGTTCTTGATCGCGAAGACCAGCCGGCGGAAGAACGAGCCGATCGGCACGCCGCCGGTGCCCTCGTAGGTGTAGCGCTCCTCGGCGTTGTTGTTGTTCGGCTGAGGGCGGTCGAACTCGGTCTTCTTGTTGGCATCGGTCTGGCCGACGATGGCGTACTCGGTGGACTGCTCGCCGAAGTAGACCCGGGGCTGGTCGACCTTGATCTCCTCGGAGGCCGAGGCGCAACCGGGCTGCTGGTCGTCGCCGAGGAAGCCGGAGACGAAGTACGGCAGACCGCCACAGACGACCTCGTTGGCGGGAGCCGCCACCATGCCGTACCCATGGGTGAAGACCGTGTGCCTGTTCAGCCAGTTCTGCTGCTGGGTGGTCAGGGCGTTGTCGTTGATCTCACGGACGCCGACCACGTAGTCCTGCGCCTGCTTGTCCGCCAGCGTGTACCGGTCGACGTCCAGCTTCGGGCCGAAGTCGTAGAAACCACGGACCTGCTGCTGCTGGGTGTACGCCTCGGAGACCAGCTGCGGGTCGATCAGCCGGACGTTCTGGGCGCTCGTGTCGGAGGCCAGCGTGGCCGGTGGCACGGTCGTCGAGGCCGCGTACGGTCTGATCTCGGTGTCGGAGAGCCCGAACGCGGCTCTCGTGGCCTCGATCGACCGGGCGATGTACGGCGCTTCCTTGTCCGCCAGGCTCGGCTGGACCTGGAAGTTCTGCACGGCGAGCGGGTAGATGCCGCCGATCGCGACCGCGGAGATGGCCAGCAGCGCCAGGGAGACGCCGGGCCAGACGAGGTTACGCATCACCGCGTTGGAGAACACGATGATCGCGATCGCCACCACGATCGAGATGTAGGCCAGGATCTCCTTGGCCGGCAGCAACGCGTTGACGTCGGTGTAACCGGCGCCGTAGAGGCCCGGTGAGACGTGCTGCTCGAGCAGCAGCGCCCGCCGGTCGAGGATGTACGCGACCGCCTTGAGCAGCACGAAGAACGCCACCAGCGTGGTCAGGTGCGCCCGCGCGGCAGCGGTCATCCGGTCGCCGACACCCTGCAGGCGCACACCACCGAAGATGTAGTGCACGGCCAGCGCGCCGAGGACGGACAGCACCACGGTGGTGAAGCCGACACCGAGCAGATAACGCCAGAGCGGGTAGTCGAAGACGTAGAAGCCGACGTCCACGTTGAACTGCGGATCCTTGACGCCGAACGGCTGGGAGTTCTGGAAGAGCATCCAGTCCTTCCAGCGGCTCTGCGCGGACAGACCGGCGAAGAAGCCGATGACCACGGAGATGACCGTGATCCAGGTGCCGAGCCGCGGCTGGATGATCATCCGGTAGCGCTCGAGCGTGGCCTGTTCGGCCGAGTGCGGCCGCAGCAGCGGCCGGAGACGGTAGGCGAGATACAGGTTCGCTGCGATCACCACGGCCATCGCAAGACCGATGGCGAGGAAGAGCAGCAGCCGGGTCACCAGTACGCCGGTGAAGACACCTGTGAAGTTGACCTCGTCGAACCACAGGTAATCGGTGTACGCGTCGATGCCCCAGCCGAGCAGCGTGAAAAGAAGGAAGACCCCGACCAGGACGCCGACGGTCACGCGACCGCGCCGGCTCATCCTCGGTAGAGGACTGTTACGCATGACCAACGTGAACCCCACAAAGTCGGACCGGTATTTCACATTACGGTGTTGCGGTGTTCCGTCTGGGGCACCTGCGCCGATTGTTACGCGTTGTTACGCGGCCGGGCAGGGCTTGGGGGTACCGCCACTGGTGAAGGTCTTCAGCGCGGTGAGTGCGTCGTCCGCGGTGGCCACCTCCGCCATCGGCAGACCCGACACGGCATTTTTCATGGCTTCGGCGCAATTGTCGGCGGGTACCAGGAAGAGCTGCGCACCCGCGTCCTTCGCGCCGACCAGCTTCTGCGGGATGCCACCGATCGGGCCGACGTTGCCCTCGTCGTCGATGGTGCCCGTACCGGCAATGATCTTGCCTCCGGTGAGGTCCTCGGGCTTGAGCTTGTCGATGATCCCCAGGGTGAACATCAGTCCGGCGCTCGGGCCGCCGATCTCGTCCAGGTCGATCTCGACCGTGAACGGGTGCGGCTGCTTCTTGTCGATGCCCACCCCGATGCGCGGCGTCGCCGACTTGCTGTCGGACCGGGTCGTGATCTTCGCGGTGGCGGGCTTGCCGGCCCGCGTGTAACCGACCGTCAGCGCCGTCCCGGCCGGTTTGGCCTGGATGAGCTGCGTGAGCTGCCCCGGGCTGGTCACCTCGACGCCGTCGACGGAGGTGATGACGTCGTCCTTCTGCAGCTGCCCGACCGACGCGCCGCCCGCGGTCACCTCGGTCACGAAGGTCTGCACCGGATAGCCCA
Protein-coding regions in this window:
- a CDS encoding UPF0182 family membrane protein; this encodes MSRRGRVTVGVLVGVFLLFTLLGWGIDAYTDYLWFDEVNFTGVFTGVLVTRLLLFLAIGLAMAVVIAANLYLAYRLRPLLRPHSAEQATLERYRMIIQPRLGTWITVISVVIGFFAGLSAQSRWKDWMLFQNSQPFGVKDPQFNVDVGFYVFDYPLWRYLLGVGFTTVVLSVLGALAVHYIFGGVRLQGVGDRMTAAARAHLTTLVAFFVLLKAVAYILDRRALLLEQHVSPGLYGAGYTDVNALLPAKEILAYISIVVAIAIIVFSNAVMRNLVWPGVSLALLAISAVAIGGIYPLAVQNFQVQPSLADKEAPYIARSIEATRAAFGLSDTEIRPYAASTTVPPATLASDTSAQNVRLIDPQLVSEAYTQQQQVRGFYDFGPKLDVDRYTLADKQAQDYVVGVREINDNALTTQQQNWLNRHTVFTHGYGMVAAPANEVVCGGLPYFVSGFLGDDQQPGCASASEEIKVDQPRVYFGEQSTEYAIVGQTDANKKTEFDRPQPNNNNAEERYTYEGTGGVPIGSFFRRLVFAIKNTESNFLLSDAVNNDSRLMYVRDPRSRVEKVAPFLTIDGDPYPAVVDGRIKWILDGYTTAATYPYAQRINLQEETTDELTNRGTVALARDNINYMRNSVKATVDAYDGTVTLYEFDDQDPVLKAWNQAFGGKLITPKAQTPAALAAHFRYPADMFKVQRNLLARFHVTAANEYFSGQDFWQVPNVPDDPDSGVKQPPFYLNVKLPGQDDTRFQLTSAVTPNNRDNLAALISGSYVDNKPRLEVLELPDQTAIQGPVQVHQRMTNNATVRSELTLLSNSNQSQVLFGNLISLPVGDGMLYVEPVYVKSGQQDAVPLLQKVLMSYGDGGTYVVLANNLKDGLDKLVAQGKSNQPATNNPPDTGTQPPPTDNGGQQPALTGQLATAATALDKAIADVKSAQQSGDFAKYGTALQALDTAMTNFQNAQKAAGVATPTTGPSVPPSTNPSVNPSAPAPTPSG
- a CDS encoding YlbL family protein, with amino-acid sequence MRRRGVTVILGALITALLAVGVMAFPLPYVVLKPGPTVNTLGSDNGKEVIQVTKADTSTSQGQLRLTTVGVQPSVELVWAIRGWFSDEQAVVPRELIYPPDRSEQQVEEQNAEEFKSSQYSAVTVALRELGYPVQTFVTEVTAGGASVGQLQKDDVITSVDGVEVTSPGQLTQLIQAKPAGTALTVGYTRAGKPATAKITTRSDSKSATPRIGVGIDKKQPHPFTVEIDLDEIGGPSAGLMFTLGIIDKLKPEDLTGGKIIAGTGTIDDEGNVGPIGGIPQKLVGAKDAGAQLFLVPADNCAEAMKNAVSGLPMAEVATADDALTALKTFTSGGTPKPCPAA